From Vigna radiata var. radiata cultivar VC1973A unplaced genomic scaffold, Vradiata_ver6 scaffold_83, whole genome shotgun sequence:
TGTAGTAACACTAATAgtaacatatttatatataagaaacaTACCAAACACTGAACACCATTAATACAGATACAGATCATAGACACGCCAGGAACGACGGTTGCTGCGGCGAAAACTCCTCCTCCGTCCAACCGGCGATGTCGCCGGAGGTACTCCACGAGGATCCTCCTGGGCAACCCCAGCAGCACTCGCCGTCCATCAGCTCCGGCAACTCAATCTCGCCCCAAAAATCGTCGCCGCCGCTGTCTCCGTCATCATCGGCAATGCTGCTTTTCACGTCACTGCCATCCGCTTTCATCATGCGCGCCGCCTGGGCCGCGGCGGCCTGAATGTCCCTGGCCGTGCGGGACGAAGGAAGCGGCAGGGAGTCCACCTCGTCGGGAAAGTTGAGCTGCGCCTTCCGACCCTTGAGGCAGTATGCGGCGACGTCGTACGCTCGCGCCGCCATCTCTGGCACCGGAAAAGACCCCAACCATATGCGGTTCTTCTTGCGCGGCTCCCGAATTTCGGACACCCATTTTCCCCAGCGGCGCTTGCGGACGCCGCGGTAGACGGGGTGGCGCGTGCCGGACCTCGGAGTGGCGGTGGTGGCGGCGGTTAGGTCGTCATCGGGGCAGGGTGGGGGTTGATGGTCCATTCACAGTGTGTTAGAGTGACATTCGGTCTGGTGTGTGGGAGATTTATAAGGTTGATGAGACGCTAAAGGGGGTGGAGGAGGAAATTACGTAAGTACCCTCGCTGATTCATTAAGGGTTTTGAGACTTTAAGGGACCAGATTACTCTTTCGACGTAAAGGCCCAGCATGCAATTAATTATGGATGCCATGTTTCATACATGACTATGCGCGGAGTCTTCccttcaaactttttttaaactacttttcatttttatttctatttacacttcatataatcaatttttagaATGTTAGCCtttcaaaaaatacatttttttcttgtatatctgatattttaaaatcaattaatattttatgtttctagCGATTTCAAATGGTACGCAtgcaattttatcttttaaagcGTCTTTTTTAGATGAGCTGGATAAAAAGTATAGACAGCAAtatcttctcctttttctctttcgcGATCTCTGCCGTATGCGTAATGTGACAAGTGTTGCTGAAAATATCTACGAtctctatttttccttttcttctttcattcatgACTCGCGGCTGAAGGTTTGACGAAGACACACTAAGAACATTGAAATTAACGCGACTTGacagtttaaaatataaagtaagaATTCATCCATGAATTAAActtggtaaaaaaataaataaaaagtgcTTGAGTTTTACATTTTAACAAGCATCTTGCGAGCTATATTGACAGAGAAGTGTGAAATTGAAATGAAGTAATTAAATCGAAAGTATGGAAAGAACGTGAGAGGCAGGGCATTGAGAGGAGCATATAAAAGTGTGTGTGGATGGAGAAGATGATGTTTGGTGTGCAGTGACGAATCCGTCCCTGCCTTATTTGGTTGCTCACAGCTTCACATGGAGGAGTGTGGCACGAGAATTGGGTGACTGTTTCGGCTTTTGGTTTTGGTGGGTGGGAGTATGGTTCCATTGAtaatgatactttttttttattgataatgatATGAGGTTATCAACATAAACAAGGCCAATGTGTCACTGTAAGAGCCTCTGCCTTCATCATAATCTTATTCATGGTTAACATTTTCTCCTGATCTTAGTCTCATCATTAAGGTTTCTATACTCTTTGCTAGTGCCAGCAATTAATGTTGTGTAGTTTTTcatgatattttttgttaattgaaaatgttttctCCTTGGATTAATGTACTTAATAGCAACACCTTTTTTATGGTTATACTCCCAAATGCACACCTCGGTTATTGTATACGAACTACAGCAGATCTTGGGTATTTTGTTTGGGCCTTTTTCATAGCTGACACAACGAGTACaaattttattcacaaattcATATACACGGTGACCTCGTCAATGGAAATAAATTACATCAAATTCCCTCATTCAAATGTATCTTTATTATATCACTTAATTATGTTCTACCTATTAAAGAACTTCTTTCCTTCAGTTTTTagtcaatttttataatttattaagtactcaataaatttctattttataagaaattttactattaaatctttttataacgGGATGATGCAGCTATTAAGTaccttatttattattttgtcatgTCAACTTGGTCagttattttacatattattttattattttaaaatttataagtttataatttacagtttaaaattataaaattatatattatacaattacaaaattatacaattctaaaataataaaataatatgtgatGAAAACTTATCAATGACATGATAAAcatatattgtaaatttaattaaaaatttctaactttattaaaaacttataacataattaagtttcatatatatatatatatatatatatatatatatatatatatatatatatatatataaattcaatttatggGTCAAAGTTAGTTTTCTTAACAATCTTCAAACTTTAAGCATAAGTCAATCTTTTAGTGTTcgattttctctcttctcattgGATATGATTGGGTTTGGGTGTGTCAGATGTTATCTTCAAAAAACTTTGATGATAAAGTGTTCGAATACAATGATAATAAATTTCGTagtaaaagtaatcaaatatCTCAATgttaaacttgtatttatagattttgaaatgaaCTTTTGATTAGTATCTATCTAATTACGACCCAATTTAATAATAACCGGAATTAGAGATAATATGATtattcttttgttaattttgtttgtgattCGATTATCCGACTGATcgaacttttaataataaattaagatgTATAGTATATAGATCATTCGTTCCATGACTGACCTGACGATCATAttatgcaatatatatatatatatatatatatattaatacaatgaattaaacaaataaatagaaGTGCAACAAACAATGACctctttaaaaatatgtttaagataaaatatagtCTTTTTCAAGTCCTACATGATGTATGAGTGATTGAGTACATATTAATTTGAATGtacacttttataaaaaaaaaaaaaactttatttctattttttttctttgaaactattaattttcataatgttATAAACgccaacactttttttttcagattacaGGGGTTAAAAAGACCATCGTTTTagttaaaggataaaaaataatttcaactccacagtaacaaatttatttgttttaattaactGTAGAATTAACATTAACTTAGACAtggttcatttatttattatgatacatatataacttttcatgtttttttttaattttttaattttgaaaggaTGGTTGAAAGCATGTTGGTCatccattaattattttttacatattgtCAACAATAATCGAGATTATAAAGTGGTGTCTTAAAATATAACCTAATCCTATTTGACTAAAAAAATATGTGAGGAGAAATTTACTCTAAACTGTGCATAGAACCTTTATTGATAGTGAGAATAGATTACACTTTGTTATTTATTCTCCACCGTATAAGTAGTAAGTAAAACAGAGAGACTCATCCACTTGCGGAGGTAATATGGTCGATGAGGTCCTATGATCTGTGGATTGAATGTTAAATAGTATTTGATAATTTGAGTTGGTTGGTATGTTTTGGGATTTGTATGAAGCATTGGATTGGTTTGGTATGGATTGATATTGGTAGGATTTGGTCTTTTACATTATTCATATTCATTTCATGATCGTTAAGTCATTCGGGCAACGTCAAAGTTAAAAAGTTCACtgaatttattattgttggaCAAGAACATTTTTGTTGGACTACTATAAGGTTAGAGAACCAAATGATTAGGTTGTCATTGGGTGTTGTTAATAGTCGTTGGACGAGTTTTGACATATTAAATCCTGGGAACTATGATTGTCCTCTCACTCGGTAACCACTGGATTCATTGGGTAATTAGACTGGCGTTGGATACCACTTAAGTTGCGTTGAACACTACTATTCTCGAGAATCCTTTGCTGAGTGGCTTTAGGTGACAGTAATCGACGTTGGACGGTGGTTAGGTGactttataaatgttttataaactTCGTAAGGGTTTGTTTGATGTATATATAAATCTAGATGTTTCTGTGGTTATGAATGTATGAATTTTTTTGAAGTTATGGTTTGAGTAGATTAATGGATTTTTGTATGAGATAATGAATAAAGATGAAGTAAAGTCTGATTGGTTTTGGAGGGAAGTTTCATTTATTGCATATTGTATGCATTGATGTGAGAGTCTAGGTTTGGAGGTTATCCTAATACTCTACTAATCATTCAACTCATATAGAGAATAATAGTTGAGGGGTTTAGAATGACATGACATTCTagtgaaaataacattttgaagTTTTAGTTGCCTGTATAGGATTAATCTTGTGGGTGGAG
This genomic window contains:
- the LOC106754092 gene encoding ethylene-responsive transcription factor ERF023-like, producing MDHQPPPCPDDDLTAATTATPRSGTRHPVYRGVRKRRWGKWVSEIREPRKKNRIWLGSFPVPEMAARAYDVAAYCLKGRKAQLNFPDEVDSLPLPSSRTARDIQAAAAQAARMMKADGSDVKSSIADDDGDSGGDDFWGEIELPELMDGECCWGCPGGSSWSTSGDIAGWTEEEFSPQQPSFLACL